The Hymenobacter sp. DG01 sequence CCCCCCACACCTCTAAGCGAGTGCCGGGCAGCAGGTCCAGGGTTGGATACAAGTCATTGGCGGCTTCCAGGCTTACCTGTGTCCCCCGGATGCGAAGGCGTTTCAGCGTGTGCTCTCCATCGAGCACAGCCACCACAATGTGCCCGTCACGGGGTACCAGGGCCCGATCCACGGCTATCAGGTCGCCAGGATGAATTTCGGCCCCAGTCATGGAGTCGCCGGCTACCCGAGCCAGAAAGGTAGAGGCCGGGTTACGAAACAGGTGGCTTTTCAGGTCGAATGCCGGGTCCTGCTGGTGGTCGTCGGCAGGGGAAGGAAAGCCGGCCGGAACCGGGCAGCCGTAGAGGGGCAGTTCGGCGGGCAAGAGCTGCAGCGCCGGAATTGCGTAGGTGAGCAAGGTATTCATAGGCAAAAGGCGCTTCAGTGTACGCCGCCGCTATTTACTAATTATATTAGCAAATAAGCAAATATTACCCTTAAGCTCAACCGTAGTTAACGCACTTATTCATTCTGGCATGTTTCATAGTTTTTATGGCCCTAATGCATTTTTACAGCATTTTATCACAAAAACAAAATACCAGAAAACAACCCAATATTTTTAGCTTATTGACGTCAATATTCTTATCTTTGGATATGTCGAAAGTAAAGCTTCCTGTCCCGCTTCCCGTGCAGCAGTATGCTCGCTGCGTTGATGCCAGCCGCCGCCCCGCCGACCATATTGGGGATTGGCCCGTTACCGGCCAGGTGTACCCCATCCAGATGCGCCGCAACGCCCGTAGCGGCGAGTTGCAGGTGCATGTGCTGGGCTTCTACGCTGAGCGCCCTTACGGTGCTTTTGCCCGTCACCGCTTCGAAACGGTGGCCCAGGTGTGGCTTAACTAGCCGTCTTCATCTTTCCACTCTTCACTCCCGGCTGTGTCGCTCCACGCGAAACCAGCCGGGTTTTCTTTTTGCTCAGATTTTATCCTGCTACAAATAGACAGAAGCATTAAGCCAACATCCGCATCATCATCGCCTCTAGCGGTACTGCCAGAAGATACCAAAGTCGAAGGGTGTCCAGAGGGCGGCTTTCTGGCCCGATACCTTCAGGGCATCGTTGGCCCAGGTGTTGCAGGTATAGAACAGGTTATAGGTGCGCGTGGCCTCATAGAACGCATCGTGCTGCCCGTAGCTGTAGCCCCGGATGAGCTCGGTCCGGCCCCGGGTGTCGTAGTCGAAGCTCTTCTTGATGAAGGCAATCAGGCGGGCGTATTCGGCGCGGGTCAGCAGCACTTTCACGCAGTCAGGGCCAGGCTGGGGCTCGTGGTGGAAGGTAGCATGCATGGCCGTGGTGCTCAGCCAGAACATGGCCTTCACGGCGGTGCTCGGCTTTAGCTCGGCCCAGGTGGGGGTGTTCAGATAGAAGCCCTTGTCGCCCCAGCCAAACCCCACGTAGCTGCGGGTGGTGTCCATGGCGGGCGTATCGGAGTAGGAAACCAGCTGAGTCCAGTCCATCTGGTCGGTTCGCACGGGCACTACCACGTCGGTATGCACGCCGTTGGAGAGAATGTAGGCTTCAATTTCGCCGGTTTCGGGCGAGTTGCGGCGACCAACGGGAACAGCAGAAAGGCCTACCGCGGCGGCCAGATACAGGGCCAATGCCCCCACTACTCCACCGCCTACGTAGGCGGCTCCTTTGGCTACTTTCCGAAAAGCATCGGACATAAAAAGAACTTGCGTGTACAATTGAAATCAGGACCTCATACGCAGCAGCGCGAAAAAAGCCGCTTACATGCCTTGATCGTGGCAACCTAGCCGATTCTCAGCTTTCCTGGCCCGCAGGCTCAGGTTATCTTCGTGCTTTCCCTACCCCCATGAGTCAGCCCAACGACCAATTATACACCATCCCGGCTCCGTACCGCCGCATGGAGAACCTGCACATCCTGTTCTGGCTGCTCAAGGATATCGGCTGGTGCATGGTGTGGAAACCCCTGGGCATTCTGATGGTTTTTCCTACCCTGCTCATTGCCGTGCTCATCACCTGGCGCACCCGCAGCATCAAGGCTGAGCTGGCCCATAACCTGGCCATTGTGTTCTGGATTTCGGCCAACTCCTACTGGATGATCAGCGAGTTTGTGGGCTTTGATACGGTGCAGCTAGGCGGCGGTGCCACGGGCAAGCACCTGGCCCTCCTACCCTTTCTTACGGGCTTACTGATTTTACTGTATTACTACCTGGTGCAGAAGCCCCGAGAAGCGCAGGCCGAAACGGTGGCTGCCTCATAGCGTGCCGGCTGCGCGCAGCATCTCCTCTATTAGGGCCACTGCCTGCTGGAACCGTGCGGGCCAGTCGCCGCCAATTTCCTTGTGTTCGATACCAAAGTCGGCCAGCGTTTGGCGGTGGATTGCGTCGAGGTGGAGGCGCTCGGCGGCGGGCAGGCGGGTGCCATCCTGCACGAAGGGTACATCGGGCAGCAGGTAGAGGTAGAGGTCGGCGTGGTTGAGGGAGTAGGTTTCGGCAGGCACCGGGAGGTAGGAGCCTTGTGTTAGTTGCGCGTAGGACTGGGTGATGTGAATGTCGGTATCCAGCAGCAGCAAAGGCCCGGCTGCGGCGCGGGCGGCGGCAATGCGCCGGGCGTGCTCGTCGGCCACAAGTAGCAGGTCGGTGCGGCTGAAGCTGGTGGAGTCCGAAATCAGGTCGCGGCCGGCTTCTGCCACGAAACTGGCTCCGAAGTGCGCGGCTAACTGCTCCGTTAGGGTGGTTTTGCCCGTCGATTCGGTGCCCAGAATAGCTACCGTACGGCGGTAGTAGGATTGCACCGCCGCCGGCAGGTAGGACCACTGCGCCCGCACCCCCTGCCGGATAGCAGTAGCCGATACCGGCACCTGCGCCCTTGCCCTATCAAAATCAAGGTGGCGGATGCCCATACGGGCGGCTACCAGCGCCCCATACGGCTCGGAGGTTACTACCAGCGAAACTCCAGGCACTACCTCCCGAAATGTATCGGCCCAGACGTGGGCCACGACCTCGGAAGAAACCGACGTGTTGGGCAGTTCCTCCTCACGGTAGTCCAGCAATTGCACGCTTACCTCGGGGCAGTGCGCGTAGGTGTCTTCTATCCATTGGGCACGTAGCGCGCCGGGCAGGGTTTCGTGGTTGCTGGCGCACACTAGCACCGTCAGGTAGTCGCAGTGCCGACGGGCGAAGTCAATGAGGGCAACGTGCCCCTGGTGGAAGGGCAGAAATTTCCCGAATACAAGTGCGTTCGTCATAGGTGCCGGGGTAGGAAGCTACGCGCCCCTACCCTCCCGAAGTAAGTAAAGTGCCTGGCCTCATAAGGCCTGGTAATTGGATCATATATGCAGGCGCACATCGAGGTAGAAGTTGGCCGGAGCCTGCACGAAGTACCTGCGGGTGCCATCGGGCTCTACCGTGCCGTTGTTGAAGTAGCGGGTGTTAGTGAGGTTGTTCCCGAACAGTGTTACCTCCCAGCGGGGCCGGGCGTACTGCACCCGCGCATTCAGCAAAGCGTACCCGCTGATGGCGGCGGAGTTGGCGAAATCGAGGTAGGAGCGGCTTTGGTAGCGGCCTGCTACCCCCAGCAACCAGCTCCCGGTTTGGTAAGTAGCTTCCTGATTAATGAGCAGCGCCGGGGTTAGAATAGGCCGGAAGGACTGCTCCTGCTCCCGGATGCGGCTGCGGTTGAAAGCCGAGTTGTTGGTAAGTGTGAGGCGAGGCAGCGGTTGCCAGCGCACGGTGGCCTCCAAGCCCATCCGGCGGCTGCTTTTCACATTATCCGTTAGCGCCAATCCGTTCGGACCCAATTGCCCATTCAGCACGATTTCGTTCTGAAAATCCATGTAGTAGGCGTTCAAGCTCGCCTCCAGGGTAGCACTCCGGTACCGGATTCCCAGCTCGTGGTCATTCACGTACTCGGCGCGGGTGCTGCTGAGCAGAGGTTGGCCGGTGCTGTCGGCCAGCAGGTCGTCATTGCCCCCGAACAGGTCGTTGCGGGTGGGCTCCCGGCCGGTGCGGCCCAGGGTGTAATACAGGGTAGTACGCTGGCCTACCATCACGCTGGCACCTACTTTTGGGTTCAGGAAACGCCACTCCAGGGTTTCCAGCGGCACGCTGCCCTTGTATCGGAACGAAACGGCCCGACCCTGCACATCGCCAAACAGCGTAAGGCGACCCAGCTGGTACTCGGCTTTGCTGAACACGCTACCCTCCCGCTTGTAGCCCGTATTGCGGTACAGTTCCCCGGCGGTTTGCTCGCTACCCAAGTGGCGGCGTTGGTAGGTGCTCAGGTGCAGGCCGCTGGTCCAGGTCAGCCGGTCGGTGCGGTAGGTATAGGTGCTGAAGGTCCCGAGCAGACCCGAGCGGAAATCGTAGCGGTACAGCTCCGTGGTGGGCGGCAGGCCCAGGAAGGTGTTCAGGTCGAAATCGTAGCCCCCACGTAGGCCTGAGGCGTACACGCTGGTATTCACCTCCGAGCGGCTACCCACCAGCCATTGATTCTGGAGTTGCACCAGGGCCTGCTGAAACCGGTCGTTTTCGGCTCCGTTGGCGTTGGCCCGGCGGTTGCGGCGCAGCACCGAGTCGGCCACGGGCAGCCAGGCCAGTTGGTTACGCTGCTGCCCGGCCAGCACACTCAGTTTCCAACTGGTTTTCTCATAAAACAGCCCTCCACTAACATACACCGACTGCGAGGTATTGGCCGAGCGTTCCTTATAGCCATCGGAGTGCAGGTGCGAGGCCCGAGCATACAAGGCCGCTCGTCCCCGCCGGCCGCTGGCGTACTCGCCAAAAGCCCGGTAGCTCCCAAATGAGCCGTAGCCCCCGCCCAACGTCGTACGGGCTGAGTCGAGCAACGAGGGTGAGAACAACTGAATGCTGCCGCCGTAGCTGGCCACGCCGTTTTGGGTAGTGCCTACCCCCCGCTGAATCTGCACACTGCTTAGGGAGTTGAACAGGTCGGGGTAGTTAGAGAAATAGGCCCCTTGGTCCTCGGGCTCATTGAGCGGCACCCCATCCAGGGTGGTATTGATGCGGGTCTGGTCGATGCCGCGTAGGCGGAAGTAGGCGTAACCCTGGGTGCTGCCAGCATCGGAATAAGCCGTGACGCCTGGCGTTTGAGTTAGCAGGAAAGAAGGCTCTTGGCCCACACTGAGGGCCGCTAGCTCCCGCCCGCTCAGGTTCAGAAACGTAACCGGCGTGCGGCTGCCAGCGCGGTAGGTTACGGCCACCTCCGGCAGCGCCTGGGTACTGTCCGTAGCCGTGAAGTCTGCTGGTGTTACCGGAGTTTGTGCCAGCGCTACGGGGGTAGCAACTAACAGAAGAGAGGTGGCGAGTAGAAAGTGCTTCATGCAGGAACGGCGCAGCAGAATCGGCGGAAACCGCGCGGCGCAAAGGTAAGCGGCTGGAGCTCGGCGGTTCACTTTTATGATTGTTCTGCTCCACCGCTCAGCAGCGGCTATTCGGCCTACTTCGCTAGGGCTATTTCTTTCTGATGCCGATACCAGTTTCGCAGCCCCCATATCCCTACTGCTAGCAGCAATACCCACAATTCCGGCTCCGACATGCGCTGCACGTCATCATCAACATCCAAGGCGGCGTTGCCGGCTAGCACCTCGTTCTGCTTGCGCAGCAGGGCGGCTTTCTGGGCTTCGTTCTCCAGAGCAAGGTAGGAAGTAAGCGGGCTCAGAATGCCCGACCGGAAGCTGCCCCGAATGGC is a genomic window containing:
- a CDS encoding AAA family ATPase, which codes for MTNALVFGKFLPFHQGHVALIDFARRHCDYLTVLVCASNHETLPGALRAQWIEDTYAHCPEVSVQLLDYREEELPNTSVSSEVVAHVWADTFREVVPGVSLVVTSEPYGALVAARMGIRHLDFDRARAQVPVSATAIRQGVRAQWSYLPAAVQSYYRRTVAILGTESTGKTTLTEQLAAHFGASFVAEAGRDLISDSTSFSRTDLLLVADEHARRIAAARAAAGPLLLLDTDIHITQSYAQLTQGSYLPVPAETYSLNHADLYLYLLPDVPFVQDGTRLPAAERLHLDAIHRQTLADFGIEHKEIGGDWPARFQQAVALIEEMLRAAGTL
- a CDS encoding TonB-dependent receptor, with the translated sequence MKHFLLATSLLLVATPVALAQTPVTPADFTATDSTQALPEVAVTYRAGSRTPVTFLNLSGRELAALSVGQEPSFLLTQTPGVTAYSDAGSTQGYAYFRLRGIDQTRINTTLDGVPLNEPEDQGAYFSNYPDLFNSLSSVQIQRGVGTTQNGVASYGGSIQLFSPSLLDSARTTLGGGYGSFGSYRAFGEYASGRRGRAALYARASHLHSDGYKERSANTSQSVYVSGGLFYEKTSWKLSVLAGQQRNQLAWLPVADSVLRRNRRANANGAENDRFQQALVQLQNQWLVGSRSEVNTSVYASGLRGGYDFDLNTFLGLPPTTELYRYDFRSGLLGTFSTYTYRTDRLTWTSGLHLSTYQRRHLGSEQTAGELYRNTGYKREGSVFSKAEYQLGRLTLFGDVQGRAVSFRYKGSVPLETLEWRFLNPKVGASVMVGQRTTLYYTLGRTGREPTRNDLFGGNDDLLADSTGQPLLSSTRAEYVNDHELGIRYRSATLEASLNAYYMDFQNEIVLNGQLGPNGLALTDNVKSSRRMGLEATVRWQPLPRLTLTNNSAFNRSRIREQEQSFRPILTPALLINQEATYQTGSWLLGVAGRYQSRSYLDFANSAAISGYALLNARVQYARPRWEVTLFGNNLTNTRYFNNGTVEPDGTRRYFVQAPANFYLDVRLHI
- a CDS encoding LexA family transcriptional regulator, producing MNTLLTYAIPALQLLPAELPLYGCPVPAGFPSPADDHQQDPAFDLKSHLFRNPASTFLARVAGDSMTGAEIHPGDLIAVDRALVPRDGHIVVAVLDGEHTLKRLRIRGTQVSLEAANDLYPTLDLLPGTRLEVWGVVTHVVHALEGRPAAQTLAQWQRRTK
- a CDS encoding TIGR02117 family protein; translated protein: MSDAFRKVAKGAAYVGGGVVGALALYLAAAVGLSAVPVGRRNSPETGEIEAYILSNGVHTDVVVPVRTDQMDWTQLVSYSDTPAMDTTRSYVGFGWGDKGFYLNTPTWAELKPSTAVKAMFWLSTTAMHATFHHEPQPGPDCVKVLLTRAEYARLIAFIKKSFDYDTRGRTELIRGYSYGQHDAFYEATRTYNLFYTCNTWANDALKVSGQKAALWTPFDFGIFWQYR